In Flavobacterium luteolum, the DNA window TTTTCGTCGGGATAAAAAAATACGCTTATTTCTCCGCTTGGTTCTATAAAAGCATGTTTTACTTGTCCTAAATGTTCGATTGATTTTACACGAAGTTCTGAGAAAAATTCATCTTGTGCTAAAGTTTCTTTTTTAAAACTCGATATAGAAAATTTTCCATCATTAATTAAACATTCGGTTTTACCTTCTATAAACTCTTCGAATTTTTTGCTTTTTCCAGTAAGCCATGTCACAGAACGGTACAAGATAATAATGACCAAAAAGACAATTGCTGCCGGAATGATTCCGACATCTTCATAAAACATAGGATCGCCAGCAGCAGAGCCTAATGCAATAATGATTACGGTTTCAAAAATTGATAATTGTTTTACACCTCGTTTACCAGCCAATTTTAATGTTAGCAATAAAATAGTGAACATTACTGTCGAACGAAATATTACTTCCAAAAGGAAAACTTCTGGCAATTCATTAAAAAAAAGTCTATTCCATTCGAAGATTTCTTTCATTTTCTTAAGGTGCTAAGGTTCTTAGATTCTAAGGGATTAAATTTTTTTAGGTTCAAAGGCACAGAGTGACAAATGCTCAAAGCTAAAAGGCTTCGATTTCGTTCAGCCTGAGAATGTAAAAAACAAGGTGCTAAAATCTTAGAATCTTAGCACCTCAGTATCTTAGCATCTATTTTAAAGCTAACTCAATTGCATTTGTGAACAAATCTTCTAGTGAAATTCCGGCTGCTTTTGCTTGCTGCGGAATTAAACTTTCGGTTGTTAAACCTGGAATAGTGTTCATTTCCAGCATGTGTGGTTCGTCGTTTACGATAATGAATTCGCTTCTTGAGAAACCTTTCATTTTTAAAACTTCGTAAGCGCGTTTTGCTGTTTCGCTTACTTTTTTAGTCAATTCGTCAGAGATTCTTGCTGGCGTGATTTCCTGTGATTTCCCTTCGTATTTTGCTTCGTAATCGAAGAAATCATTGTCTGATACAATTTCTGTAATTGGCAATACTTTAATTTCTCCCTGATAGTTAATTACACCAACAGAAACTTCTGTTCCATCAAGGAAACTTTCTATGATGATTTCATTGTCTTCTTTGTAAGCCACTTCAATCGCAATTGGAAGTTCAGCTTCGGTTTTTACTTTTGAGATTCCGAAACTTGAACCTGCTTTGTTTGGTTTTACGAAACATGGCAATCCAACTTTTTTAACGATTTCGGCTGTATTGATTTCGTCTCCTTTGTTTAGATAATAAGAAACTGCTGTTTTGATTCCGTATGGCTTTAAAACAGATAATAAATCTCTTTTATTGAATGTTAATGCCGATTGGTAATAATCGCAAGAAGATTGTGGCATGCCGATTAATTCAAAGTAAGCTTGCATTAATCCGTCTTCGCCCGGAGTTCCGTGAATGGCGTTGAAAACACAGTCAAAAGTAATTTTCTCGCCGTTTACTGTTACAGAAAAGTCATTTTTATCGATTGGGAATTCGGCATCGTTTTGGTCTACATAAACCCATTTTTCTTTGAAAATGTGAATGCGGAATCTGTTGTATTTTGTTTTGTCAAGATATTGATACACGACATTCCCGCTGATTAATGATATTTTGTATTCGCTGGAATAGCCGCCCATGATGATGGCAATGTTTTTCATGTTTTTGTTTCAGGTTTTAATTTGTTTCAAGTTTCAGGTTTGCGGTAAATCGTTTAAATCTGTTTTGAAACTTTA includes these proteins:
- a CDS encoding DUF421 domain-containing protein, with the protein product MKEIFEWNRLFFNELPEVFLLEVIFRSTVMFTILLLTLKLAGKRGVKQLSIFETVIIIALGSAAGDPMFYEDVGIIPAAIVFLVIIILYRSVTWLTGKSKKFEEFIEGKTECLINDGKFSISSFKKETLAQDEFFSELRVKSIEHLGQVKHAFIEPSGEISVFFYPDEKVKYGLPILPSLFNSKSKLIPTNGIYACSFCGHTQELPKGTANCEICHKDEWVKAINSKRIT
- a CDS encoding D-alanine--D-alanine ligase; protein product: MKNIAIIMGGYSSEYKISLISGNVVYQYLDKTKYNRFRIHIFKEKWVYVDQNDAEFPIDKNDFSVTVNGEKITFDCVFNAIHGTPGEDGLMQAYFELIGMPQSSCDYYQSALTFNKRDLLSVLKPYGIKTAVSYYLNKGDEINTAEIVKKVGLPCFVKPNKAGSSFGISKVKTEAELPIAIEVAYKEDNEIIIESFLDGTEVSVGVINYQGEIKVLPITEIVSDNDFFDYEAKYEGKSQEITPARISDELTKKVSETAKRAYEVLKMKGFSRSEFIIVNDEPHMLEMNTIPGLTTESLIPQQAKAAGISLEDLFTNAIELALK